Proteins co-encoded in one Ignavibacteria bacterium genomic window:
- a CDS encoding HAD family hydrolase yields MPNDKINDRLKKIKLIVSDVDGSIADSQNELGEETKDLVKKLAAKDVKITFATQRIHSSVTGFAEELGIDIPIISINGALIKDIKGNILSKSIVDPKIVKKAMDFAEKYFVRIALVHEDEIVFTESNSVLRDFMYRLGADYRLVDSYDKYTDNILEIIMMGNEKSVVRYIQKKINFPWKLFHTAKYFRSSSKLGVYHLEVRKSGTSKKTGIHKLVKHLGYHKNQVAVIGDWFNDRVLFEYGGFNVALQNAVAELKLMADYVTEKTNDEDGVAEFLKMVYDSK; encoded by the coding sequence ATGCCCAATGACAAAATAAACGATAGACTTAAGAAAATTAAGCTTATCGTATCAGATGTTGACGGATCGATAGCAGACAGCCAGAATGAGTTAGGTGAAGAAACAAAAGACCTTGTAAAAAAACTTGCGGCAAAAGACGTTAAAATCACATTCGCAACCCAAAGAATTCACTCATCGGTAACCGGTTTTGCTGAAGAACTTGGTATTGACATACCTATAATTTCAATAAACGGGGCACTCATAAAAGACATTAAAGGCAATATACTTTCCAAATCTATTGTAGATCCAAAAATTGTTAAAAAGGCAATGGATTTTGCCGAAAAGTATTTTGTTAGAATAGCTCTGGTACATGAGGATGAGATTGTCTTTACTGAAAGCAATTCAGTACTTCGAGACTTTATGTACAGGCTCGGTGCAGATTACAGGCTTGTAGATTCATACGATAAATACACCGACAACATTCTTGAGATAATAATGATGGGAAATGAAAAAAGTGTTGTACGGTATATACAGAAGAAAATAAATTTTCCATGGAAGTTGTTTCACACTGCAAAATATTTCCGTTCGAGTTCAAAACTTGGAGTTTATCATCTTGAAGTCAGAAAATCCGGGACATCGAAGAAAACGGGAATTCACAAGCTTGTTAAACATCTTGGTTATCATAAGAACCAGGTTGCTGTGATAGGGGACTGGTTCAACGACCGGGTTCTATTCGAATACGGCGGATTCAACGTTGCACTTCAGAATGCAGTTGCAGAATTGAAGTTGATGGCTGATTATGTAACCGAGAAAACGAATGATGAAGACGGGGTAGCTGAGTTTCTTAAAATGGTTTACGATTCAAAATAA
- the ftcD gene encoding glutamate formimidoyltransferase yields MRKIVECVPNISEGRNQSIIDACAESVRKVKGVKLLDVDPGKSTNRTVFTFVGDPESVVEAAFQFAKTAFELIDMTQHFGEHPRMGAVDVCPFVPVANVSIEECIDCSKKYGERVGKELGIPVYLYEEASSNPARKMLKQIRSGEYEGIKDKIYKPEWKPDFGPQEFIPKSGATVTGVRFFLIAYNVNILGTKEQAHRIALNIREQGRSDNEPGRLSAVKAIGWYVNEYNMAQVSMNLDNFKITPPHVAFEECVKDAKELNIAAAGSELVGLIPLEAMLMAAEYYIERENLFILDEKQKIRLVIERMGLSSISQFIPEKRIIEYMLDEEVNEPLANMTVRDFTELVGARTSAPGGGSVSALAASLGAGLGAMMGWMSYGSKKFEHIDSKMRKFIPPLHFAMKQLILMIDADTNAFNDYMNAMRLPKNTEEEKRARNQMMQDGLKKAVEVPLKVMRTADGCWDSMKEMAKYGNLSSASDLEVGAKCLETGIWGAFKNVKINLPQIQDEDYKSEVLNEGNEILDRAVKNLKQVERLLEKRV; encoded by the coding sequence ATGAGAAAGATTGTAGAATGCGTTCCGAATATCTCAGAAGGGCGCAATCAAAGCATTATAGATGCTTGTGCAGAATCTGTACGCAAGGTAAAAGGAGTTAAACTTCTTGATGTTGACCCGGGAAAATCGACAAACAGAACAGTGTTCACTTTTGTAGGTGACCCCGAATCTGTTGTAGAAGCTGCTTTTCAATTCGCTAAGACAGCGTTTGAACTGATTGATATGACGCAGCATTTCGGTGAGCATCCGAGAATGGGAGCAGTTGATGTATGTCCATTCGTTCCTGTGGCAAACGTCAGCATAGAGGAATGTATAGATTGCTCAAAGAAATACGGCGAACGAGTAGGGAAAGAACTTGGTATTCCTGTGTATCTATACGAAGAAGCTTCTTCAAACCCTGCACGCAAGATGCTGAAGCAGATTCGTTCAGGTGAATATGAAGGTATTAAAGATAAAATCTATAAACCCGAATGGAAACCGGATTTCGGTCCGCAGGAGTTTATTCCTAAATCCGGTGCAACAGTAACCGGTGTAAGATTCTTCCTGATAGCTTATAACGTAAATATTCTTGGTACAAAAGAGCAGGCACACAGGATAGCGCTTAACATACGCGAACAGGGCAGGAGTGATAATGAACCGGGAAGATTGAGTGCCGTTAAAGCGATAGGCTGGTACGTGAACGAATACAACATGGCACAGGTTTCTATGAATCTTGACAACTTTAAAATTACTCCCCCGCATGTTGCTTTTGAAGAATGCGTAAAGGATGCAAAAGAACTTAACATCGCCGCAGCAGGAAGCGAGCTTGTTGGTTTAATACCTCTTGAAGCAATGCTTATGGCTGCTGAGTATTACATAGAAAGGGAAAATCTTTTTATTCTTGATGAAAAACAGAAAATTAGACTTGTTATTGAACGGATGGGACTTTCTTCAATTTCACAGTTTATTCCTGAAAAGAGAATTATAGAATACATGCTTGATGAAGAAGTTAATGAACCTCTCGCAAACATGACAGTCCGAGACTTTACTGAGCTTGTTGGTGCAAGAACCTCGGCTCCGGGCGGAGGAAGTGTCTCAGCACTTGCGGCATCGCTCGGTGCAGGTCTTGGTGCAATGATGGGATGGATGAGTTACGGCAGCAAGAAGTTTGAGCATATCGATTCAAAGATGAGGAAATTTATACCGCCTTTGCATTTTGCAATGAAGCAGTTGATATTAATGATTGACGCTGATACGAACGCATTTAATGATTACATGAATGCGATGAGATTGCCTAAAAACACCGAGGAAGAGAAAAGAGCGAGGAATCAAATGATGCAGGATGGACTTAAGAAAGCTGTAGAAGTACCTTTAAAAGTGATGAGAACTGCGGACGGGTGCTGGGATTCCATGAAAGAAATGGCTAAGTATGGAAATCTTTCTTCTGCTTCAGACCTTGAGGTTGGAGCGAAGTGTCTCGAAACCGGAATATGGGGTGCCTTCAAAAACGTAAAAATAAATTTACCCCAGATTCAGGATGAGGATTATAAATCAGAAGTATTGAATGAGGGAAATGAAATTCTCGATAGAGCAGTAAAAAATCTGAAACAGGTTGAAAGGCTGCTTGAAAAGAGAGTCTGA
- a CDS encoding ATP-binding protein: MVLDIFTLIEDGESETVEFKRKFSTSRKIAKEMIAFANTKGGYILFGVDDDKSISGVESEKSELDLIETAARFYCEPEIKYSTEIVPVKSKDVVVIIIPESNKKPHKLIDENDKKSARVYIRYKDKSIIASKETASILKFSNFDNSPLVINLGDAEKILLKYLEEYDKISVKEFKKLANISERRAGRTLVNLVRAGVIRHHSLDGKEFFTNA; this comes from the coding sequence ATGGTTCTGGATATATTTACTCTCATTGAAGACGGCGAAAGCGAGACCGTTGAATTTAAAAGAAAATTTTCAACCTCACGGAAAATTGCAAAAGAAATGATTGCTTTTGCGAATACCAAGGGCGGATATATTCTTTTTGGAGTAGATGATGATAAATCCATATCCGGAGTGGAAAGCGAAAAATCTGAACTTGACCTTATTGAAACTGCTGCAAGGTTTTACTGTGAACCCGAAATAAAATATTCTACTGAAATAGTACCAGTTAAGTCGAAAGATGTAGTTGTGATTATAATACCCGAGAGCAACAAAAAGCCGCATAAACTCATTGATGAAAATGATAAGAAATCTGCAAGGGTTTATATCAGGTATAAGGACAAATCTATAATCGCATCAAAAGAAACAGCAAGCATACTAAAATTCTCAAATTTCGACAATTCTCCGCTTGTGATTAATCTTGGTGATGCAGAAAAGATACTTTTAAAGTATCTGGAAGAATATGACAAAATTTCGGTTAAGGAATTTAAGAAATTAGCAAATATTTCCGAAAGACGAGCGGGAAGAACACTCGTAAATTTAGTCCGGGCTGGAGTGATTAGACATCACAGTCTCGACGGAAAAGAATTTTTTACTAATGCTTAA
- the ruvX gene encoding Holliday junction resolvase RuvX — METKYLGIDYGLKRVGISVSDNSKKYAFQRDHLLNDNKFFDKLLELIRKESISKIVIGYPLRFNSEKTHSTEDVESFREKLSSLLSKNSLDAELIFFDERLTSSLASYNLESSGLSKKKRQNKGLVDSISAQIILQDYIDSVS; from the coding sequence TTGGAAACAAAGTACCTGGGTATCGATTACGGTTTGAAGCGAGTTGGTATTTCTGTTAGCGATAATTCGAAGAAATACGCATTCCAGCGTGATCATTTATTAAATGATAATAAATTTTTTGATAAGCTCCTGGAATTAATAAGGAAAGAAAGCATTTCAAAGATTGTTATTGGTTATCCGCTGAGATTTAACTCAGAAAAAACGCATTCAACTGAAGATGTAGAATCTTTCAGAGAAAAACTTTCATCTTTGCTCAGTAAAAACTCTCTCGATGCTGAACTTATTTTTTTCGATGAAAGGCTTACAAGCAGTCTTGCCTCATACAACCTCGAAAGTTCAGGATTAAGCAAGAAGAAAAGACAGAATAAAGGTCTCGTTGATTCTATATCGGCACAAATAATTCTTCAGGATTATATCGATTCTGTCTCTTAA